From a region of the Salinispira pacifica genome:
- the ahpC gene encoding alkyl hydroperoxide reductase subunit C produces the protein MTSIINSKLPEFEVQAFHQGEVKTVSHNDLKGKWSVFFFYPADFSFVCPTELGDMADMYPEFQEMGVEIYSVSTDTHFVHKAWHDTSDTIAKITYPMLADPTGALSRAFGVYIEEEGMAYRGTFLVNPEGEIKIAEINDNGIGRNADELKRKVQAAQFIAAHPDEVCPSKWEPGGETLEPGLELVGKI, from the coding sequence ATGACGAGCATCATCAATAGCAAGCTGCCTGAATTTGAAGTACAGGCTTTCCATCAGGGCGAAGTAAAAACCGTTTCACACAATGATCTGAAAGGTAAATGGTCTGTATTCTTCTTTTACCCGGCAGACTTTTCCTTTGTTTGCCCTACTGAACTGGGAGACATGGCGGATATGTATCCTGAATTCCAGGAGATGGGAGTGGAAATTTACTCTGTAAGCACAGACACCCATTTTGTACACAAGGCATGGCACGACACCTCAGACACCATTGCAAAGATCACATACCCCATGCTGGCCGATCCCACCGGCGCACTTTCCCGGGCGTTCGGCGTGTATATTGAAGAGGAAGGCATGGCATATCGGGGTACGTTCCTTGTGAACCCCGAAGGGGAAATCAAGATTGCGGAAATTAACGACAACGGAATCGGACGGAACGCCGATGAGCTGAAACGGAAGGTTCAGGCCGCACAGTTTATTGCCGCACATCCCGATGAAGTATGTCCCTCCAAATGGGAACCGGGCGGTGAAACACTGGAACCCGGCCTGGAACTGGTAGGTAAAATTTAA
- a CDS encoding bifunctional metallophosphatase/5'-nucleotidase: MKMVKSLSALVLAVMLIAACQTPDGTVETPANTSGETVFTMQLLHFADIDGNEERALQAVENFSALIHAFRNDNMYGDSTLIVSSGDNIIPGPRFYAAEQSAVRSVTGSNEPGHADVAFLNAMGVQASAMGNHDLDAGPGELADALSAESGGGAEFSGASFPYLSVNLDFSTEGDFEGMLGTDGNTVEELAAKVAGYAVARVNGETVGIIGASTPLLDTITSTGGITVKPSSGDVSELAEIIQSAADSLKGMGVNKIILLAHMQQISVEKELAGMLEGVDVIVAGGSNTRLGDNTDTLFPGDDGFDDTYPLLTKDAGGDPVAIVNVDGDYKYLGRLVVGFDDMGVINTDSLDPQLNGAWASSDDNVSMLGGDPIPELLAVRDAVQSVITSQFGNVLGYTDVYLDGRRSQVRTQETNLGNLSADANLWYANQLSEDRVHVSLKNGGGIRTEIGAAVVPPGTVDYSQATLTAPPANETTGTAEGAVTEGHLRATLRFDNGLVTLKVTAAELKMLLEHGVSATGPGATPGQFPQIGGMTMAFDPELEPGSRITEVSVLNEDGGVLDNVVQNGEIQGDESRTFRLVTLNFLANGGDSYPFDGLSDPQRINLYEGMGFGEETDYPDAELGNDPGSNSSFSYTGGEQDALAEYLLAFHSRPSDAYSQAETDRADDMRMIY; this comes from the coding sequence ATGAAAATGGTGAAGAGTCTGAGTGCTCTGGTTCTGGCAGTAATGCTGATTGCAGCATGTCAGACCCCGGACGGAACGGTTGAGACTCCGGCAAACACATCCGGAGAAACCGTATTTACTATGCAGCTGCTGCATTTTGCGGATATTGACGGGAACGAAGAAAGAGCCTTACAGGCAGTGGAAAATTTCTCCGCTCTTATACACGCCTTCCGCAACGACAATATGTACGGCGATTCCACACTGATCGTCAGTTCCGGGGACAACATCATTCCCGGACCCAGATTTTATGCGGCGGAGCAGTCTGCGGTTCGAAGCGTAACAGGATCCAATGAGCCCGGCCATGCAGATGTTGCGTTCCTGAATGCCATGGGAGTCCAGGCTTCGGCAATGGGCAACCACGACCTGGATGCAGGTCCCGGAGAATTGGCAGACGCCCTCTCTGCGGAATCCGGCGGCGGAGCGGAATTTTCCGGCGCCTCCTTCCCCTATCTTTCGGTGAACCTGGATTTCAGCACCGAAGGTGACTTTGAAGGAATGCTGGGAACCGACGGAAACACTGTGGAAGAACTTGCCGCCAAAGTGGCGGGCTACGCTGTGGCACGGGTAAATGGTGAAACCGTTGGGATAATCGGTGCATCCACCCCGCTTCTGGATACCATTACCAGTACCGGGGGAATCACGGTGAAGCCGTCCTCCGGTGATGTATCGGAGCTTGCTGAAATCATTCAGTCAGCTGCAGATTCACTGAAGGGTATGGGTGTGAACAAGATCATTCTTCTTGCTCATATGCAGCAGATATCAGTTGAAAAGGAACTTGCCGGCATGCTGGAAGGGGTGGATGTCATTGTGGCCGGGGGATCCAACACCCGACTGGGCGACAACACCGATACGCTCTTTCCTGGGGATGACGGCTTTGACGACACATACCCTCTTCTCACCAAGGATGCAGGCGGCGATCCCGTGGCCATTGTGAACGTTGACGGTGACTATAAATATCTGGGTCGTCTGGTTGTGGGTTTTGATGACATGGGTGTTATAAACACCGACAGTCTTGATCCCCAACTGAACGGTGCATGGGCCAGCAGCGATGACAATGTGAGCATGCTGGGAGGCGATCCCATCCCGGAACTTCTGGCAGTACGTGATGCGGTTCAATCAGTTATCACTTCCCAATTCGGCAATGTGCTGGGTTACACCGATGTATATCTGGATGGACGGCGAAGCCAGGTGCGAACTCAGGAAACAAACCTTGGAAACCTCAGCGCGGATGCCAACCTCTGGTACGCCAACCAGCTGTCTGAAGACAGAGTTCATGTCAGCCTGAAAAACGGCGGCGGTATCAGAACCGAAATCGGCGCCGCAGTGGTGCCCCCGGGTACAGTGGACTATTCTCAGGCAACCCTTACCGCACCTCCGGCGAATGAAACCACCGGTACTGCTGAAGGTGCCGTGACTGAAGGGCATCTGCGCGCTACTCTCAGATTCGATAACGGTCTCGTTACTCTGAAAGTAACAGCCGCCGAACTGAAAATGCTCCTGGAGCATGGCGTATCCGCAACAGGCCCCGGTGCAACTCCCGGACAATTCCCCCAGATCGGCGGCATGACCATGGCCTTCGATCCCGAACTGGAACCCGGCAGCCGTATTACAGAAGTGAGCGTACTCAATGAAGACGGCGGCGTCCTTGACAATGTTGTTCAGAACGGCGAAATCCAGGGTGATGAAAGCCGGACCTTCCGTCTGGTGACCCTGAATTTTCTGGCTAACGGGGGCGACAGCTATCCCTTTGATGGGCTCAGCGATCCCCAGCGGATAAACCTGTATGAAGGGATGGGTTTCGGTGAAGAAACCGATTATCCTGACGCAGAATTGGGAAATGATCCCGGCAGCAATAGCAGCTTCAGCTACACAGGCGGAGAGCAGGATGCCCTGGCGGAATATCTGCTGGCCTTCCATTCACGGCCATCCGATGCATACAGCCAGGCTGAAACTGACCGGGCTGATGATATGCGGATGATCTACTGA
- a CDS encoding MarR family winged helix-turn-helix transcriptional regulator encodes MIREEYKLENQLCFRVHRLSRLFIKMYQPLLNRLGITYPQYLVLLVLWERGSIDYQELADRLELKTGTLTPIIQRLEKMDLVRRSKNPVDMRKTAVSLRDGGIAMKEKLEDHAEELSKLLDNLDTGRYENFAKMVDQVTDDFFRLGSYISEYESQYEK; translated from the coding sequence ATGATACGGGAAGAGTATAAATTGGAGAATCAGCTTTGCTTCAGGGTACACCGCCTATCCCGTCTTTTTATTAAGATGTATCAACCTCTGTTGAATCGGCTTGGAATTACCTACCCTCAATATCTGGTGCTTCTGGTGCTTTGGGAACGGGGAAGCATTGATTATCAGGAGCTGGCCGACCGTCTGGAGCTGAAAACCGGTACCCTGACACCGATCATTCAGCGTCTGGAGAAAATGGATCTGGTCCGGCGAAGCAAAAACCCCGTCGATATGCGAAAAACTGCCGTGTCTCTCCGGGACGGGGGAATCGCTATGAAAGAGAAACTGGAGGATCATGCCGAGGAGCTGAGCAAACTCCTGGACAACCTGGATACAGGCAGATATGAAAACTTTGCAAAAATGGTTGATCAGGTTACAGATGATTTTTTCCGGCTGGGGTCCTATATCTCAGAGTATGAAAGCCAATATGAAAAATAG
- a CDS encoding dihydrolipoyl dehydrogenase family protein → MKTDFLVIGAGSGGITAAVTAAGFGKKVLLVDKNLPGGECTWSGCVPSKALIHQAHVSHIASQQVPGFKPDTRKAMAHVHDVRNTVYSHESPEALADMNIEFLQGHARFIDPHTVEVGENRIQASRIIVASGSSAFIPPVKGLTGLPYLTNENMFELEDLPDSMIVLGGGPIGIELAQALNRLGVRVELVEMAERILPREEAEFALPLSGKLETEGVKIHAGTRAVSAEQTSSGVRLTCQNAANEELSLEAEHILVAVGRTANAEHLNLEAARVEYTPKGISVNRKMQTSQKHIYAIGDVVGPWLFSHMANTQGIQAVQNAILPWKRNVSSETPVWVTYTEPELARAGMSEDEARKAHGNSIRMYHFDMNDLDRTRTGGPSIERVKLILDRRGRILGASILADRAGEMIGEIQVIRKLKANFGKLAGIVHPYPSYSEVFQKIGKRVVVDNLLNHPLVKLFRKK, encoded by the coding sequence ATGAAAACAGACTTTCTGGTGATTGGTGCCGGTTCAGGCGGAATTACGGCAGCTGTAACCGCAGCAGGGTTCGGCAAGAAGGTGCTGCTGGTGGACAAGAACCTCCCCGGCGGGGAATGCACCTGGTCCGGCTGCGTACCCAGCAAAGCCCTGATTCATCAGGCTCATGTAAGTCATATTGCCTCGCAACAGGTACCGGGGTTTAAACCTGATACCCGTAAAGCCATGGCCCATGTTCATGACGTGCGGAATACCGTCTACTCCCATGAAAGCCCCGAGGCCCTGGCGGACATGAACATTGAGTTTTTGCAGGGCCATGCACGGTTTATCGATCCCCATACCGTAGAAGTGGGAGAGAACCGGATCCAGGCCTCCAGGATCATTGTAGCAAGCGGGTCTTCGGCGTTCATCCCTCCGGTAAAAGGTCTCACCGGGCTTCCGTATCTTACAAATGAGAACATGTTTGAACTGGAAGATCTTCCCGATTCCATGATTGTTCTGGGGGGAGGCCCCATAGGAATAGAACTTGCTCAGGCTCTCAACCGCCTGGGCGTACGGGTGGAACTGGTGGAGATGGCCGAACGCATTCTTCCCAGAGAGGAAGCTGAGTTCGCCCTGCCCCTCAGCGGCAAACTGGAAACTGAAGGGGTGAAGATCCATGCCGGAACCCGTGCAGTGAGCGCAGAACAAACCTCTTCAGGGGTAAGGTTAACCTGCCAAAACGCTGCAAATGAGGAGCTGAGCCTGGAAGCAGAACACATACTGGTTGCGGTAGGCAGGACCGCAAATGCAGAGCACCTCAACCTTGAGGCAGCCCGGGTGGAGTACACGCCCAAGGGAATTTCGGTAAACCGGAAAATGCAGACCAGTCAGAAACACATTTATGCCATAGGCGATGTTGTCGGCCCCTGGCTGTTTTCACATATGGCGAACACCCAGGGAATTCAGGCTGTTCAGAACGCCATCCTCCCGTGGAAACGCAACGTGAGCAGCGAGACTCCGGTGTGGGTCACGTATACCGAACCCGAGCTGGCCAGGGCGGGGATGAGCGAAGACGAAGCCCGGAAAGCCCACGGAAATTCCATCAGGATGTACCATTTCGATATGAATGATCTTGATCGGACCAGAACCGGAGGACCAAGCATCGAACGGGTGAAGCTGATCCTGGACAGGCGCGGACGGATTCTGGGAGCAAGCATCCTGGCGGACAGAGCAGGAGAGATGATAGGTGAAATTCAGGTAATCAGAAAACTGAAAGCAAATTTCGGAAAGCTTGCGGGAATTGTGCACCCCTACCCCAGCTATTCGGAAGTATTCCAGAAAATTGGAAAGCGGGTGGTTGTGGACAACCTTCTCAATCACCCTCTCGTTAAGTTGTTCAGGAAAAAATAG
- a CDS encoding DUF1499 domain-containing protein yields the protein MIVLYVIGALIAAGAIHMIVQNNRIPRNIGGQDGQLSPMPASPNAVASYAQSEDKKVDPLPLFESAPRTLDLLKQILSEHGAEIISSDERYIHAVYTTPGMKFKDDVEFLILEDKNIVDFRSASRVGQSDMGVNRKRYARIRSRYLELSGNQQQ from the coding sequence ATGATCGTACTTTATGTCATCGGAGCCCTCATTGCAGCGGGGGCAATTCACATGATCGTTCAGAACAACCGAATTCCCCGGAACATCGGAGGGCAGGACGGACAGCTTTCACCAATGCCCGCATCACCCAACGCCGTAGCCAGCTATGCACAAAGTGAGGATAAAAAAGTAGATCCCCTGCCGCTTTTTGAATCTGCACCCCGTACCCTCGATTTGCTGAAGCAAATCCTGTCCGAACACGGCGCTGAAATTATCAGCTCCGATGAGCGGTATATTCATGCCGTCTATACCACCCCGGGTATGAAATTTAAGGATGATGTGGAGTTTCTCATACTAGAGGATAAGAACATTGTGGATTTTCGCAGCGCTTCCAGAGTCGGTCAGTCGGATATGGGTGTTAACCGCAAGAGATACGCCCGAATCCGAAGCCGCTATCTGGAGCTGTCCGGGAATCAGCAGCAGTGA
- a CDS encoding LysR substrate-binding domain-containing protein: MNIRDIEYFQAVAQLGQFRAAALRCNVSQPTLSGQIKKLEEELGHPLFERHTRSVLLTDFGSEALQVAEKILRGVQELEQKANAARDPYSGTLRVGIFPTLGPWLFPRIARKISETYPDLEIYLLEEQSAELQAKLANGELDCAFLALPQEEAQNCVVPIFRESFVVAVPSRHPWGQREEIAVKDLDGQEMLLLSDGHCFRDQALDLCLRYGAREREKYRATGIETLRQMVRMGTGITLIPQLAVPSKPEEGISYIPVADADFGRDIALLYRRTHPRLNLLNELAELISSYCLGSMSLRPLENGCIE; the protein is encoded by the coding sequence TTGAATATACGTGATATAGAATACTTTCAGGCGGTTGCCCAGCTGGGTCAGTTCCGGGCCGCTGCCCTGCGCTGCAATGTAAGTCAGCCGACATTGAGCGGACAGATCAAAAAGCTGGAGGAGGAACTGGGGCATCCTCTTTTTGAACGGCACACCCGGTCGGTGCTTCTCACCGATTTCGGCAGCGAAGCTTTGCAGGTGGCGGAAAAAATCCTTCGGGGAGTCCAGGAGCTGGAACAGAAAGCCAACGCTGCAAGGGATCCTTACTCGGGTACCCTGCGGGTGGGTATCTTTCCCACTCTGGGACCATGGCTGTTCCCCCGGATAGCCCGAAAAATCAGCGAAACATATCCGGATCTGGAAATTTATCTGCTGGAAGAGCAAAGCGCAGAGCTCCAGGCAAAGCTTGCAAACGGCGAACTGGACTGTGCGTTCCTGGCACTGCCCCAGGAGGAAGCCCAGAACTGCGTGGTGCCCATATTCCGGGAAAGTTTTGTGGTTGCGGTTCCATCCCGGCATCCATGGGGGCAACGGGAGGAAATTGCGGTGAAAGACCTGGACGGTCAGGAGATGCTGCTGCTCAGCGACGGACACTGCTTCAGGGATCAGGCTCTGGATCTGTGTCTTCGCTATGGGGCCCGGGAGAGGGAGAAGTACCGGGCTACAGGCATCGAAACCCTGAGGCAGATGGTACGGATGGGGACGGGTATCACTCTGATACCCCAGCTTGCGGTGCCTTCCAAACCTGAGGAGGGAATTTCCTATATTCCTGTTGCCGATGCGGATTTCGGCAGGGATATCGCCCTATTGTACCGGCGCACACACCCCCGCCTGAATCTCTTGAATGAGTTGGCGGAGTTAATCAGCAGCTACTGCCTGGGAAGCATGTCGTTGAGGCCTCTGGAAAACGGATGTATAGAGTGA
- the ahpF gene encoding alkyl hydroperoxide reductase subunit F — translation MLNSKIQEQLKDVFSELEGRVALEYASSEHSKEDELVTMLEDVASLSDQIEAVQGDFSHDAPWFRIVHNDTDTGIRFTGVPGGHEFTSLILAILHSDGKGKLPDSPSIRRIGAIQGPVSIRTFVSLSCTNCPDVVQALNLAAVYNPDIEHHTIVGDFAQDEIERLGVQGVPAVFHGDTLIHSGRSSLAELLPVLENTFGRKESGPMEAVEIPAVEVAVIGGGPAGCAAAIYSGRKGLKTAIIASRIGGQVNDTADISNFISVSETTGSKLSADLRKHSGEYDIQIFEGRNVHSVETAGTNGSEFHRIFSDSGEVFSAEQLIITSGASWRKLGVPGEDEYIGRGVAFCPHCDGPFFAGKDVAVIGGGNSGVEAAIDLAGTCKSITLIEFLDELKADSVLTAKLKSLDNVEIITSARTTEILGDGKAVTGIKLEDRSSGEVRSLNLHGAFVQIGLLPNSSEYHDHVKVNRYGEIEVDTHGRTSVPGMYAAGDVTTSPYKQIVIAMGDGAKAALTAFDDRIRGRV, via the coding sequence ATGCTTAACTCAAAAATACAGGAACAGTTGAAAGATGTTTTCTCCGAGCTTGAAGGCCGGGTTGCTCTGGAGTACGCCTCCTCGGAACATTCCAAAGAGGATGAACTGGTAACCATGCTGGAAGATGTTGCCTCTCTCTCGGATCAGATTGAAGCCGTCCAGGGTGATTTCAGCCACGACGCACCATGGTTCCGCATTGTACATAATGATACGGATACGGGAATTCGGTTTACCGGAGTCCCCGGAGGTCATGAGTTCACCTCCCTCATTCTGGCCATCCTTCACAGCGACGGGAAAGGTAAACTGCCGGATTCCCCATCCATTCGGAGAATCGGGGCAATACAGGGTCCTGTGAGCATCAGAACCTTTGTTTCCCTGTCTTGCACCAACTGTCCGGATGTGGTGCAGGCATTGAACCTTGCGGCGGTGTATAACCCTGATATCGAGCATCACACCATCGTCGGGGACTTTGCTCAGGATGAAATAGAACGGCTGGGAGTTCAGGGAGTACCGGCGGTATTCCATGGTGACACCCTGATCCATTCCGGCCGATCCAGTCTGGCTGAACTGCTTCCGGTGCTGGAAAACACATTCGGCCGGAAGGAAAGCGGTCCGATGGAAGCTGTTGAAATACCGGCGGTGGAAGTTGCCGTCATCGGCGGCGGACCTGCAGGATGCGCCGCAGCCATCTATTCCGGCCGAAAAGGACTGAAAACCGCCATCATTGCCTCCCGCATCGGCGGACAGGTGAACGACACCGCAGATATTTCCAATTTCATTTCGGTATCGGAAACCACCGGCAGCAAACTCAGTGCCGATCTACGGAAGCACAGCGGGGAGTATGACATTCAGATTTTCGAAGGACGGAATGTACATTCCGTGGAAACCGCCGGAACCAACGGCTCTGAGTTCCACCGCATCTTCAGCGACAGCGGGGAAGTGTTCAGCGCCGAACAGCTCATTATTACAAGCGGAGCATCCTGGAGAAAACTGGGGGTTCCCGGTGAAGATGAATACATCGGTCGTGGCGTTGCCTTCTGCCCCCACTGCGACGGTCCGTTTTTTGCAGGAAAGGATGTGGCGGTTATCGGCGGAGGAAACTCAGGGGTTGAGGCGGCTATTGATCTGGCGGGAACCTGCAAGAGCATCACCCTCATAGAATTCCTGGATGAATTAAAGGCGGATTCGGTGCTTACTGCAAAACTGAAGAGTCTGGATAATGTTGAAATTATCACCTCCGCACGGACCACTGAAATTCTGGGGGACGGAAAAGCGGTGACCGGAATCAAACTTGAAGACCGAAGCAGCGGGGAAGTCCGGTCCTTGAATCTTCATGGGGCTTTCGTCCAAATCGGACTTCTTCCCAACAGCAGTGAATACCATGATCACGTGAAGGTGAACCGGTACGGCGAAATTGAAGTGGACACCCACGGACGCACCAGCGTCCCCGGCATGTATGCAGCCGGAGATGTCACCACCAGCCCCTATAAACAAATTGTCATTGCAATGGGGGACGGAGCCAAAGCGGCTCTTACCGCATTCGATGACCGGATCAGAGGCAGGGTGTAG
- a CDS encoding GNAT family N-acetyltransferase, with amino-acid sequence MVRKAKISDAERIAEIHVFSWRTSYRHMLSDEILFNKLNVQTSLNRHRENLSTEEQTLWVYDDGIIKGFMAAVEEGDFLEIKAIYIDPAFYREGCGAALMSFAEEYAEKQGISQMFLWVLEGNSAARRFYEKHGYSSDGVRTYREVLDAHELRYSKKL; translated from the coding sequence ATGGTACGGAAAGCGAAGATTTCAGATGCTGAACGGATTGCTGAAATCCATGTATTCAGCTGGCGCACTTCTTATCGACACATGCTTTCTGATGAAATTCTGTTTAACAAGCTGAACGTGCAGACAAGCCTGAATAGACACCGAGAAAACTTATCAACCGAGGAACAGACTCTCTGGGTGTATGATGACGGTATTATTAAAGGATTCATGGCTGCGGTGGAAGAAGGTGATTTCCTTGAGATCAAGGCGATCTACATCGATCCTGCGTTTTACCGGGAAGGCTGCGGAGCGGCCCTTATGAGTTTTGCAGAGGAATACGCTGAAAAGCAGGGCATTTCTCAGATGTTTCTTTGGGTGCTGGAGGGAAACTCAGCAGCCCGCAGGTTCTATGAAAAGCACGGCTACAGCTCCGACGGCGTACGAACCTACCGGGAAGTTCTGGACGCCCATGAACTGCGCTACAGCAAGAAACTGTGA
- a CDS encoding class I SAM-dependent methyltransferase, with translation MAYLTCMALYQKISESYEELFPSSQEKLEFVMGFLPEINSSRVIDIGCATGQMLFQLRKAGISSGVGIDLDEHMIREGERRLRRENISGIEFHVGDMRHFSEIPGLNNADLISCMGNTLAYLPDSQGPDSDSLDRFLEQCKSLLAAEGILVIQILNYQNPRIAPGFSFPEISANGIQLLRTYEQSEGNQYRFISRMKNLQTGETSHDIHYHTAFLSKDIAAAAVRQGFGETEITGSYAGKAPQRDDFFHLVICRR, from the coding sequence ATGGCGTATCTTACGTGCATGGCATTATATCAAAAGATTTCTGAATCATATGAGGAGTTGTTTCCCTCATCCCAGGAAAAGCTGGAGTTCGTTATGGGTTTCCTTCCGGAAATTAATTCATCCAGGGTAATCGACATCGGCTGTGCCACGGGACAAATGCTGTTTCAGCTGAGGAAAGCGGGAATATCCAGTGGAGTCGGCATTGATCTCGATGAACATATGATCCGAGAGGGTGAAAGACGGCTCCGCAGGGAGAACATCAGCGGAATAGAGTTTCATGTGGGCGATATGCGCCATTTCAGTGAAATTCCGGGACTGAACAATGCGGATCTCATCAGCTGTATGGGCAATACTCTGGCGTACCTGCCTGATTCCCAGGGGCCGGATTCGGACAGCCTGGACCGTTTCCTGGAGCAATGCAAAAGCCTGCTTGCAGCGGAGGGGATACTGGTTATTCAAATTCTGAACTATCAAAACCCCCGCATTGCACCGGGATTTTCGTTCCCGGAAATATCAGCGAACGGAATACAACTCCTCAGAACATATGAACAGAGTGAAGGAAATCAATATAGATTCATTTCCCGCATGAAAAACCTTCAAACCGGAGAAACATCACATGACATCCATTACCACACTGCATTTCTCAGTAAAGATATCGCCGCTGCAGCCGTTCGTCAGGGCTTCGGGGAAACCGAGATCACAGGATCCTATGCAGGCAAGGCTCCTCAAAGGGATGATTTTTTTCATCTGGTGATCTGCAGACGGTGA